A window from Listeria seeligeri serovar 1/2b str. SLCC3954 encodes these proteins:
- the mnmA gene encoding tRNA 2-thiouridine(34) synthase MnmA, with product MSTKNSDIRVVVGMSGGVDSSVTAHLLKEQGYDVIGIFMKNWDDTDEFGVCTATEDYDDVIRVANQIGIPYYAVNFEKEYWDKVFTYFLDEYKLGRTPNPDVMCNKEIKFKAFLEHAESLGADFVATGHYAQVKKVGDEIELLRGVDNNKDQTYFLNQLSQEQLQKVMFPLGGMEKKEVREIATKAGLATANKKDSTGICFIGERNFKQFLSEYLPAQPGKMQTLDGEVLGKHDGLMYYTIGQRHGLGIGGDGEPWFVAGKDLKENILFVEQGFHHESLYSDSLIATDISFTTNAEKPKTIECTAKFRYRQTDTKVTVHLRDDNTAEVVFAEPVRAITPGQAVVFYDGDICLGGGTIDTVWKNNAKLDYVG from the coding sequence TTGAGTACAAAAAATAGTGACATTCGTGTAGTTGTTGGCATGTCGGGCGGAGTAGATTCATCAGTCACGGCTCATTTACTAAAAGAACAAGGATATGATGTCATAGGTATTTTCATGAAAAACTGGGATGACACAGATGAATTTGGTGTTTGTACAGCAACAGAAGACTACGATGATGTTATTCGTGTCGCAAACCAAATCGGAATTCCGTATTATGCAGTTAACTTTGAAAAAGAATATTGGGATAAAGTTTTTACGTATTTCCTAGATGAATACAAGCTAGGTCGTACACCTAATCCAGATGTAATGTGTAATAAAGAAATTAAATTCAAAGCCTTTTTAGAGCATGCGGAAAGTCTAGGGGCGGATTTTGTTGCTACTGGGCATTATGCGCAAGTAAAAAAAGTGGGCGACGAAATTGAGCTACTTCGTGGAGTAGATAATAATAAAGATCAAACTTATTTTTTAAACCAACTTTCACAAGAACAACTTCAAAAAGTAATGTTTCCACTTGGAGGCATGGAGAAAAAAGAAGTTCGGGAAATTGCTACTAAAGCTGGATTAGCTACCGCAAATAAAAAAGACAGCACAGGCATTTGTTTCATCGGCGAACGGAATTTCAAACAATTTTTAAGTGAGTATCTTCCAGCACAACCTGGAAAAATGCAAACGTTAGACGGCGAAGTGCTTGGTAAACACGATGGCTTAATGTATTACACCATTGGTCAACGTCATGGTTTAGGAATTGGTGGCGACGGTGAACCTTGGTTTGTTGCTGGCAAAGACTTGAAAGAAAATATTTTGTTTGTAGAACAAGGTTTTCATCATGAAAGCTTATATTCAGATTCCTTGATTGCAACCGATATTTCTTTTACAACAAATGCTGAAAAACCAAAAACAATCGAATGTACAGCAAAATTCCGTTACCGTCAAACAGATACAAAAGTAACTGTGCATCTTCGTGACGATAATACAGCAGAAGTTGTTTTTGCAGAACCAGTCCGTGCGATTACGCCGGGACAAGCAGTTGTTTTCTATGATGGAGATATCTGTCTTGGTGGTGGAACGATTGATACAGTTTGGAAAAATAACGCAAAGCTAGATTATGTTGGCTAA
- the recD2 gene encoding SF1B family DNA helicase RecD2 produces the protein MAEQESLALFDTPEELFMKGTMLSTIFYNAENLFSVVRILVKETNADWDEKDIIVTGFFPALHEQEVYTFYGKMQEHAKFGQQFKAERFRKEMPQSRAGLINYLSGELFKGIGKVTAENIVDTIGDDAITRILSDPSLLNTVPKLPSGAAESLLASLQENQGLEHVMVGLNEYGFGPQLSMKIFQAYKQNAIEVLENNPYKLIEDVKGIGFQRADELGRKLGLGGNHPERLRAGILFMLDSVCMQQGHVYMEQEALLAEVTYLLEESEGVRIDQAILMEQVEKLAEEQKIITENTRVYMPSLYYSESGFAYHVKRMLKQTEYQEQFPQSEFLLALGELEERIGVHYGDSQREALAQALMSPMLVLTGGPGTGKTTVIKGIVELYAELNGVSLDPHAYKDGATFPVLLAAPTGRAAKRMSESTGLPAMTIHRLLGMNGQEQMDDDAERLIDGRLLIVDEMSMVDIWLANQLFRALPAHMQVVLVGDQDQLPSVGPGQVLKDILHSKQIPTVALSDIYRQKDGSSIIEMAHNIKEGMLPADFTKNSADRSFFHCTVNQIGDVVEQVVKNAKNKGFRAKDIQVLAPMYRGPAGIDILNKKLQEIFNPNDTGRRKEVQFGELKYRVHDKVLQLINQPEKNVFNGDIGEIISIIYAKENTEKQDMIVVQFDQTEVSYYRQEFNQLTHAYCCSIHKAQGSEFPIVIMPIVRSYYRMLRRDLLYTGVTRSKQFLILCGEEEAFRMGVERVDENKRNTTLSERLTSEDVMLEQMTNKRILTVENIMEIDPMIGMEGITPDQFMAG, from the coding sequence ATGGCTGAACAAGAATCACTTGCCTTATTTGATACACCAGAAGAATTATTTATGAAGGGCACGATGCTGTCCACCATTTTTTATAATGCCGAAAACCTCTTTTCTGTTGTGCGAATTCTTGTAAAAGAAACGAATGCAGACTGGGATGAAAAAGATATTATTGTGACTGGTTTTTTTCCGGCACTTCATGAACAAGAAGTTTATACTTTTTATGGAAAAATGCAAGAACATGCCAAATTTGGTCAACAATTCAAAGCAGAGCGTTTTAGGAAAGAAATGCCACAATCACGTGCGGGCTTAATTAATTATTTATCAGGAGAACTTTTTAAAGGTATTGGTAAAGTAACGGCAGAAAATATTGTCGATACAATTGGCGATGATGCGATTACTCGAATCTTATCTGATCCGAGCTTATTAAATACGGTTCCAAAACTGCCATCTGGTGCTGCAGAGAGTTTGCTTGCTTCACTTCAAGAAAATCAAGGTTTAGAACATGTCATGGTGGGACTTAATGAATATGGATTCGGTCCGCAACTTTCTATGAAAATTTTTCAAGCTTATAAGCAAAATGCGATTGAAGTGTTAGAAAATAATCCTTATAAATTAATTGAAGACGTCAAAGGAATTGGTTTTCAACGTGCGGATGAACTTGGTCGGAAACTTGGCCTCGGAGGAAACCATCCAGAGCGGCTTCGTGCCGGGATTTTATTTATGCTAGATTCAGTTTGTATGCAGCAAGGGCATGTTTATATGGAACAAGAAGCCTTACTTGCAGAAGTGACTTATTTACTGGAAGAGAGTGAAGGGGTTCGGATTGATCAAGCGATTTTAATGGAACAAGTCGAGAAACTCGCTGAAGAGCAAAAAATTATCACTGAAAATACACGTGTTTATATGCCCTCGCTTTATTATTCAGAAAGTGGGTTTGCTTATCATGTAAAAAGAATGCTTAAACAAACGGAATACCAAGAACAATTTCCTCAGTCGGAATTTTTGCTCGCGCTCGGTGAATTAGAAGAGCGAATTGGTGTTCATTACGGCGATTCCCAGCGTGAAGCCTTAGCACAAGCATTAATGTCACCGATGCTTGTGCTAACTGGTGGTCCTGGAACAGGGAAAACGACTGTTATTAAAGGAATTGTGGAATTATATGCAGAATTAAATGGTGTAAGTCTCGACCCACATGCCTATAAAGATGGAGCGACTTTCCCAGTGTTATTAGCAGCTCCAACTGGAAGAGCGGCTAAACGGATGTCAGAATCTACAGGGCTTCCAGCAATGACTATTCACCGTTTGCTTGGTATGAATGGGCAGGAACAAATGGATGATGATGCGGAAAGATTAATTGATGGGCGACTTTTAATTGTGGACGAAATGTCGATGGTTGATATTTGGCTTGCTAATCAGCTGTTTCGTGCATTACCAGCTCATATGCAAGTGGTGTTAGTTGGCGACCAAGATCAGTTACCATCAGTCGGACCAGGGCAAGTTTTAAAAGATATCCTTCATTCGAAACAAATCCCAACCGTTGCACTTTCTGATATTTATCGGCAAAAAGATGGTTCTTCTATCATTGAAATGGCTCATAATATCAAAGAGGGAATGCTCCCAGCCGATTTCACAAAAAACAGTGCTGATCGGTCGTTCTTTCATTGTACTGTGAACCAAATTGGCGATGTCGTGGAGCAAGTTGTAAAAAATGCTAAAAATAAAGGATTTCGAGCAAAAGACATCCAAGTGTTAGCACCAATGTATCGCGGACCAGCAGGAATTGATATTTTAAATAAAAAATTGCAAGAAATTTTCAATCCTAATGATACTGGCCGACGAAAAGAAGTGCAATTTGGAGAATTAAAATATCGTGTCCATGACAAAGTGTTGCAATTAATTAATCAACCTGAAAAAAATGTCTTTAATGGTGATATAGGCGAAATTATCTCGATTATTTATGCCAAAGAAAATACGGAAAAACAAGATATGATTGTGGTGCAATTTGATCAAACAGAAGTTTCTTATTACCGGCAAGAATTCAATCAACTGACTCATGCATACTGTTGTTCCATTCATAAAGCTCAGGGAAGTGAGTTTCCTATTGTAATTATGCCGATTGTACGTAGTTATTACCGAATGCTTAGACGTGACCTGCTTTATACGGGAGTCACTCGAAGTAAACAATTTTTGATTCTTTGCGGAGAAGAAGAGGCGTTTCGGATGGGAGTGGAGCGGGTCGATGAAAATAAACGTAACACGACACTTTCAGAACGTTTAACTAGCGAAGATGTAATGCTAGAACAAATGACGAACAAACGAATATTAACGGTTGAAAACATTATGGAGATTGACCCAATGATTGGAATGGAAGGAATAACACCAGATCAGTTTATGGCAGGTTAA
- a CDS encoding tetratricopeptide repeat protein has translation MQEGNLEEAVKLFTEVIEEHPSDPVGYINFGNVLLSMDDFERAELFFKRALELDDTVPAAYYSLGNLFYELERYQEAADSFQNATKQGMENGDLFFMLGMSFVQMEELTLAMPYLLRSVELNPEDGEALFQYGIVLARSGFYEDAINMLERVLLVKPEDPDALYNIGAAYLAWQGDIVLAKTYFERALATGVPHELAENALNAIQDLENEAE, from the coding sequence ATGCAAGAAGGTAATTTAGAAGAAGCGGTAAAACTATTTACAGAAGTGATTGAAGAACATCCAAGCGATCCGGTAGGTTATATTAATTTCGGGAACGTTTTGTTATCAATGGATGATTTTGAACGAGCTGAATTATTTTTCAAACGAGCGTTAGAATTAGATGACACTGTTCCAGCAGCTTATTATAGTTTAGGGAATTTATTTTATGAGTTAGAAAGATATCAAGAAGCGGCAGATAGTTTTCAAAATGCAACGAAACAAGGTATGGAAAATGGGGATTTATTCTTCATGTTGGGAATGAGTTTTGTGCAGATGGAAGAATTAACGCTTGCGATGCCCTATTTACTTCGAAGCGTAGAATTAAATCCAGAAGACGGAGAAGCATTATTTCAATATGGAATTGTCCTTGCCCGTAGCGGTTTTTACGAGGATGCAATTAATATGTTAGAAAGAGTATTACTTGTAAAACCAGAAGATCCAGATGCGCTTTATAATATCGGGGCAGCATATCTTGCTTGGCAGGGTGACATTGTCCTTGCGAAGACTTATTTTGAACGTGCTTTAGCTACAGGTGTTCCACATGAGCTAGCTGAAAATGCGTTAAATGCCATTCAAGATTTAGAAAACGAAGCAGAATAA
- a CDS encoding alpha/beta hydrolase, translated as MKKIAIFGSIIVLLGLMVWGYLYFNSEPSDVAENAANSTKTVDVLEENNILVFTPRKTDAGMSVILYPGAFIDGLSYAPLAKELASSGYKTYIVEMPLNLAVFGKNRAADIIDEAPDEKFVIGGHSLGGVMSSRFAHDNEDEIQGVFFLASYPDEKGTLKNASFPAISITATNDKVLNKDSYNESKKYLPKDTTFVSIEGGNHAQFGSYGTQHGDGKATITGTEQTEQVANAMISWLKTSVQNQAK; from the coding sequence ATGAAAAAGATAGCGATTTTTGGGAGCATCATTGTTTTACTTGGTTTAATGGTTTGGGGATATTTATATTTTAATTCAGAACCATCTGATGTAGCAGAAAATGCCGCAAATTCTACCAAAACAGTGGATGTGCTCGAGGAAAATAATATCCTTGTCTTTACACCACGGAAAACAGATGCTGGAATGAGTGTTATTTTATACCCAGGAGCATTTATTGACGGACTTAGTTACGCACCACTTGCGAAAGAACTTGCTTCTAGTGGTTATAAAACATACATAGTCGAAATGCCGCTGAATTTAGCTGTTTTTGGAAAAAATCGTGCTGCGGATATTATTGACGAAGCGCCTGACGAAAAGTTTGTGATTGGTGGTCATTCGCTTGGTGGCGTTATGTCTTCCCGGTTTGCACACGATAATGAAGATGAAATCCAAGGTGTGTTTTTCTTGGCAAGTTATCCAGACGAAAAAGGAACGCTAAAAAATGCTTCTTTCCCAGCTATTTCAATTACAGCAACGAATGATAAAGTATTAAATAAAGATTCCTACAATGAAAGTAAAAAATATTTGCCAAAAGATACGACATTTGTATCAATTGAAGGAGGCAATCATGCGCAATTTGGTTCTTACGGAACGCAACATGGTGACGGAAAAGCGACGATTACCGGAACAGAACAAACAGAACAAGTTGCAAATGCGATGATTTCTTGGCTTAAAACGTCTGTACAAAATCAAGCAAAATAG
- a CDS encoding replication-associated recombination protein A: MAIQPLAYRMRPKSLDEIVGQTHLVGKDKIIYRMVKAKQLSSMILYGPPGIGKTSIASAIAGSTKYAFRTLNAVTNNKKDMEVVAAEAKMSGTVILLLDEVHRLDKAKQDFLLPLLESGAIILIGATTSNPYIAINPAIRSRTQIFELKPLTVEDIMTTMDRALADKERGLGNYHVEIDEFAKKHFATASNGDVRSALNALELAVISSEVDKNGITQITLEVAEECLQKKSLAHDKDGDAHYDVLSAFQKSVRGSDANAALHYMGRLIEAGDLVSISRRMLVMAYEDIGLANPQAGAHTLAAIQTAEKVGFPEARIPLANAVIELCLSPKSNSAIMAIDAALADIRKGNSGEVPDYLRDGHYAGAEKLGRAIDYKYPHNYENGWVNQQYLPDRLKDKLYYEPKFTSKFEQTIAGVYQKINENKAKPE; the protein is encoded by the coding sequence ATGGCAATTCAACCTTTAGCTTACCGGATGCGCCCGAAATCTTTAGACGAAATTGTAGGGCAAACGCATTTAGTCGGTAAAGATAAAATTATCTACCGGATGGTCAAAGCAAAACAATTATCTTCTATGATATTATATGGACCGCCTGGAATTGGAAAAACCTCGATTGCAAGTGCGATTGCAGGAAGTACTAAATATGCATTTCGAACATTAAATGCCGTAACAAATAATAAAAAAGATATGGAAGTTGTTGCTGCAGAAGCAAAAATGAGCGGGACGGTTATCTTGTTATTAGATGAGGTACATCGTTTGGATAAAGCAAAACAAGATTTTTTATTACCATTACTTGAGAGTGGTGCGATTATTTTAATTGGTGCGACAACCAGTAATCCATATATTGCTATTAATCCGGCCATTCGGAGCAGAACACAAATTTTTGAATTAAAACCATTAACAGTAGAAGATATTATGACAACGATGGACCGGGCACTAGCGGACAAAGAACGCGGGCTTGGTAACTATCATGTTGAGATAGATGAGTTTGCTAAGAAACATTTTGCGACTGCGAGTAATGGTGATGTTCGAAGCGCTCTGAATGCACTCGAGCTAGCAGTTATTTCTTCTGAAGTAGATAAAAACGGGATTACCCAAATTACTTTAGAAGTAGCGGAAGAATGCTTGCAGAAGAAAAGTTTAGCCCATGACAAAGACGGAGATGCTCATTATGATGTGCTTAGTGCTTTTCAAAAGTCTGTTCGTGGTAGTGATGCGAACGCGGCACTTCATTATATGGGGCGTTTGATTGAAGCGGGAGACTTAGTTAGTATTAGTAGAAGAATGCTCGTTATGGCTTACGAAGATATCGGACTCGCTAATCCGCAAGCAGGTGCGCATACACTTGCTGCCATTCAAACAGCTGAAAAAGTTGGCTTTCCTGAAGCGCGAATCCCACTCGCAAATGCGGTTATTGAACTATGTTTATCTCCTAAATCAAATTCTGCTATTATGGCAATTGATGCCGCTTTAGCAGATATTAGAAAAGGGAATAGTGGCGAAGTCCCAGATTATCTTCGCGATGGCCATTACGCTGGTGCCGAAAAACTCGGTCGAGCAATTGATTATAAGTATCCTCATAACTATGAAAATGGATGGGTAAATCAACAATATCTACCTGACAGACTCAAAGATAAATTATATTATGAACCAAAATTCACTTCCAAATTTGAACAAACAATCGCTGGAGTTTACCAAAAAATCAATGAAAATAAAGCGAAACCGGAATAA
- the cymR gene encoding cysteine metabolism transcriptional regulator CymR: protein MKITTKGRYGLTITLELAKRIGEGPISLRSIAKEKNLSEHYLEQLIGPLRNAGIVKSIRGAHGGYVLNGDPEKITAGDIIRTLEGPIVLVESMEDEEAAQRELWTRMRNAVRDVLDQTTLSDLLKHNSDTELSDGYMFYI, encoded by the coding sequence ATGAAAATTACTACAAAAGGTCGCTATGGCTTAACAATAACACTTGAACTGGCAAAGCGAATTGGCGAGGGACCAATTTCCCTTCGTAGCATTGCGAAAGAAAAAAATCTATCCGAGCATTATTTAGAACAATTAATTGGACCATTGCGTAACGCAGGGATTGTCAAAAGTATCCGCGGAGCTCATGGTGGTTACGTGTTAAACGGTGATCCTGAAAAAATTACCGCTGGCGATATAATTCGCACACTGGAAGGACCTATCGTTCTTGTGGAAAGTATGGAAGACGAAGAAGCTGCCCAGCGTGAATTGTGGACCCGAATGCGTAATGCCGTTCGTGATGTGTTAGATCAAACAACCCTTAGTGATTTATTAAAACATAATTCTGATACTGAATTATCTGATGGTTACATGTTTTATATTTAA
- a CDS encoding cysteine desulfurase family protein codes for MENRIYLDHAATSPIHPEVVQTMLGAITNTYGNPSSIHYAGREARKALDMARENIARSIHAEEKEVIFTSGGTEGDNLALIGAAMANKEKGKHIITTEIEHHAVLKTCAYLETQGFEITYLPVDKHGVVSLESLASQLRPDTIVVSIMYGNNEIGSIQPLADIGALLQDHQALFHTDAVQAYGLLNINVTELGVDLLTASSHKINGPRGVGFLYVKNGTRLTYQMHGGEQERKRRAGTENLAGICGFSAASTIISNERESKKEEYISFKKRMAEIWREAGLDFEVNGLETATLPHVFSVRFPGISIEQLLMNLDMDGIAVSSGSACTAGTVDPSHVLVALFGEGHPGVQETVRISFGLGNHLEEIEIAATKISEVVRRLMKI; via the coding sequence ATGGAAAACAGAATTTATTTAGACCATGCTGCGACAAGTCCGATTCATCCAGAAGTAGTCCAAACAATGCTTGGCGCAATTACGAATACGTACGGTAATCCTTCAAGCATTCATTATGCTGGACGAGAGGCGCGGAAAGCTCTAGATATGGCTCGAGAGAATATTGCTAGAAGTATTCACGCAGAGGAAAAGGAAGTTATTTTCACAAGCGGAGGTACTGAAGGCGATAACTTGGCGCTAATTGGTGCAGCAATGGCAAATAAAGAAAAAGGCAAACATATCATCACTACGGAGATTGAACATCATGCTGTCTTAAAAACCTGTGCCTATTTAGAAACACAAGGTTTTGAAATTACCTATTTACCTGTTGATAAGCACGGAGTAGTTTCTTTAGAGTCATTAGCTTCTCAGTTGCGTCCTGATACAATAGTTGTTTCTATTATGTATGGAAATAATGAAATCGGTTCTATTCAGCCTTTAGCAGATATTGGGGCCTTGCTTCAAGATCACCAAGCACTTTTTCATACAGATGCAGTTCAAGCTTATGGATTGTTAAATATAAATGTTACGGAGTTAGGAGTAGATTTATTAACTGCTTCTTCTCATAAAATAAATGGACCACGTGGGGTTGGTTTTTTATATGTCAAAAATGGTACTCGACTTACTTACCAAATGCATGGTGGTGAACAAGAGAGAAAACGTCGTGCTGGGACAGAAAATCTTGCAGGAATATGCGGTTTCAGTGCAGCTTCTACAATTATCTCAAATGAACGCGAGTCTAAAAAAGAAGAGTATATTTCGTTTAAAAAACGGATGGCAGAGATTTGGCGTGAAGCTGGATTAGACTTTGAAGTAAACGGACTTGAAACGGCGACTTTACCACACGTGTTTAGTGTTCGTTTCCCAGGAATTTCAATTGAACAGTTATTAATGAATTTGGATATGGACGGGATTGCTGTTTCTAGTGGTTCTGCATGTACAGCTGGGACAGTCGATCCGTCTCATGTGTTGGTTGCACTTTTTGGTGAAGGGCATCCTGGAGTTCAAGAAACAGTCCGGATTAGTTTTGGACTTGGAAATCATTTAGAAGAAATCGAAATAGCGGCTACGAAGATAAGTGAAGTAGTTAGGCGATTAATGAAAATATAA